The following are from one region of the Triticum urartu cultivar G1812 unplaced genomic scaffold, Tu2.1 TuUngrouped_contig_4961, whole genome shotgun sequence genome:
- the LOC125528573 gene encoding auxin efflux carrier component 2-like, with protein PAPAPPAPATPRDGATPRGVSGSVTPVLKKDASGGAVEVEIEDGMMKSPATGLGAKFPVSGSPYVAPRKKGADVPGLEEAAHPMPPASVMTRLILIMVWRKLIRNPNTYSSLIGLVWSLVSFRWNIQMPTIIKGSISILSDAGLGMAMFSLGLFMALQPKIISCGKSVATFAMAVRFLTGPAVIAATSIAVGLRGVLLHVAIVQAALPQGIVPFVFAKEYNCHPQILSTAVIFGMLVALPITILYYVLLGI; from the exons cccgcccccgcgcccccgGCGCCAGCCACGCCACGCGACGGCGCGACGCCCAGAG GCGTGAGCGGCAGCGTGACGCCGGTGCTCAAGAAGGACGccagcggcggcgcggtggaggtGGAGATCGAGGACGGCATGATGAAGAGCCCGGCGACGGGGCTGGGCGCCAAGTTCCCCGTGTCGGGGTCCCCCTACGTGGCGCCGCGGAAGAAGGGCGCCGACGTGCCCGGGCTGGAGGAGGCGGCGCACCCGATGCCGCCGGCGAGCGTGATGACCCGGCTCATCCTCATCATGGTGTGGCGCAAGCTCATCCGCAACCCCAACACCTACTCCAGCCTCATCGGCCTCGTCTGGTCACTCGTCTCATTCAG GTGGAACATCCAGATGCCTACAATAATCAAGGGGTCCATATCAATCCTGTCTGATGCAGGGCTAGGGATGGCTATGTTCAGCTTAG GCCTCTTCATGGCTCTGCAACCAAAGATTATCTCTTGCGGAAAGTCTGTTGCGACGTTTGCCATGGCGGTGAGGTTCTTGACTGGGCCGGCGGTGATCGCCGCGACCTCAATCGCCGTGGGACTCCGGGGAGTACTCCTACATGTTGCCATTGTTCAG GCAGCACTTCCACAAGGAATTGTTCCATTTGTGTTCGCCAAGGAGTACAACTGCCATCCTCAAATACTTAGCACAGC GGTTATTTTCGGAATGCTCGTGGCGC